Proteins from a genomic interval of Acetobacterium woodii DSM 1030:
- a CDS encoding amidohydrolase, whose translation MENKRVLINGDGITMDSKNPTCQGIYIRNGIIEKIGNNQEMKKIAEREKAEIIDLEGKTFLPGLHDCHVHMMNTGLSAIGINLYDCKSIPEVLAKLEKEKTENQQEWIFAYGLDESRLAEKRPPTASELDQLFKDRPVYLQDRGLHYTQVNTIAMKVMEFTADEEGMGRDEVGSLSGRLQSHANSHARKYFFDKMTWEQRETAIRDTAQRAVEMGVTTIHAMEGGELSSDEDIPVFLAIMADLPVHVVVHWCTTSVEDVLGKNLTIIGTDVLLDGSIGSRTAAFREPYADNLKSSGELYYSDEWLAHYIEAAHRAGLQTGFHAIGQCAITQILNCLEKALYKYPVDDHRFRIEHFGFPDEWDIRRAAALGAVISTQPAFTYLRGGPNSVYADRVGEERNRRAYPIRELLDAGIVVSGGSDSNVTPINPLLGIHAAVNPPFIQNAITSYEALKLFTIDGAFTAKEEQLRGSLTPGKAGDLTILYKNPLTVAPDKIKEIGVAMTIYQGEVVYKK comes from the coding sequence ATGGAAAACAAACGAGTCCTCATTAATGGTGATGGCATCACGATGGATAGTAAGAATCCGACCTGTCAGGGGATTTATATTAGAAATGGAATCATTGAAAAGATTGGCAACAATCAGGAGATGAAAAAAATTGCTGAACGAGAAAAAGCAGAGATTATTGACCTTGAGGGAAAAACATTTCTGCCGGGACTTCACGATTGTCATGTACATATGATGAATACAGGTTTGTCGGCTATTGGCATTAATTTATATGATTGTAAATCAATACCGGAAGTATTGGCGAAGCTCGAAAAAGAGAAAACGGAGAATCAACAGGAATGGATATTCGCCTACGGTTTGGATGAATCACGTTTGGCCGAGAAAAGACCGCCAACGGCCAGTGAGTTAGATCAACTTTTCAAAGATCGTCCGGTTTATCTGCAGGATCGCGGTTTGCATTATACTCAGGTCAATACAATTGCCATGAAAGTGATGGAATTTACCGCAGACGAAGAAGGGATGGGTCGTGATGAAGTTGGATCTTTATCGGGACGACTTCAGAGCCATGCTAATAGCCACGCCAGAAAATATTTTTTTGATAAAATGACCTGGGAACAGCGGGAAACAGCGATCCGCGATACTGCTCAAAGGGCAGTGGAAATGGGGGTAACGACGATTCACGCGATGGAAGGCGGTGAGTTGTCTTCCGATGAAGATATCCCAGTTTTTCTAGCGATCATGGCGGATTTGCCTGTTCATGTCGTGGTGCATTGGTGTACCACATCAGTAGAAGATGTGCTTGGAAAAAACTTGACAATTATTGGGACTGATGTGTTGTTGGATGGTTCAATTGGTTCGCGAACCGCAGCGTTTAGAGAACCTTACGCAGATAATCTCAAATCATCAGGGGAGCTTTATTATTCAGATGAATGGCTCGCCCACTATATCGAAGCCGCTCATCGAGCAGGGCTTCAGACTGGTTTTCATGCTATCGGCCAATGTGCGATCACACAGATTCTAAATTGTCTGGAAAAAGCTTTGTATAAATATCCAGTTGATGATCACCGCTTTCGGATTGAGCATTTTGGTTTTCCCGATGAATGGGATATTAGACGGGCAGCGGCATTAGGCGCGGTTATTTCTACCCAACCAGCGTTTACCTATTTACGGGGTGGGCCAAACAGTGTTTATGCAGATCGGGTTGGTGAAGAGAGAAATCGGCGCGCGTATCCCATTCGCGAACTGTTAGATGCGGGTATTGTAGTTAGTGGCGGCTCGGATTCAAATGTAACTCCGATTAATCCGTTGCTGGGAATTCATGCCGCAGTAAATCCACCTTTTATTCAGAATGCCATTACTTCTTATGAAGCATTAAAACTTTTTACCATCGATGGCGCTTTCACGGCTAAAGAAGAGCAGCTCAGAGGGAGTTTAACCCCGGGCAAAGCCGGAGATCTGACGATCCTTTATAAAAATCCACTGACGGTAGCGCCAGATAAAATTAAAGAAATTGGCGTGGCGATGACAATTTATCAGGGAGAAGTGGTATATAAAAAATAA
- the glpK gene encoding glycerol kinase GlpK: protein MKYILGIDEGTTGVKVMIFDKSVNIIAQAYSEFTQHFPQSGWVEHDANEIWEVSLKMVAEALKNGHIKPEEIEAIGITNQRETTVFWDKKTGQPVCRAIVWQDRRTLDICEALEAKDGAGIVDRTGMIIVPNDAATKIRWLLDNDPKVKKGVDEGELLYGTIDTWLVWKLTGGRVHVTDYSNASVTLLQNARTLAYDDQILNELQIPREILPELRTSSEVYGMTDPTVFFGAEVAIAGILGDQQAAAFGQGCLEKGMAKNTYGTGSFMVMNTGSKYVPPSDGIFSPVLWSAKGRTDYGLEGMADVSGAVIQWLRDGLQMINDTKEAEELALQVKDSLGVYFVPAFVGLGAPYYDSYARGTIVGISRGTTKHHIARAALESMAFQVKDAFHVMEKKSGFKLTKLRADGGGAKSDFLLQFQADILGIPVERPLITETTTLGAVYAAGLAVGYWDSFEEINEFWKIEKRFEPQINEEKRQELCKFWNQAVERSAGWLK, encoded by the coding sequence ATGAAATATATTTTAGGAATCGATGAAGGAACAACTGGCGTCAAGGTTATGATTTTTGACAAGTCAGTTAATATTATTGCGCAGGCCTATTCAGAATTTACGCAACACTTTCCCCAATCGGGATGGGTTGAACATGATGCTAACGAAATTTGGGAGGTTTCGTTGAAAATGGTTGCCGAAGCTTTGAAAAATGGTCACATAAAACCTGAAGAAATTGAAGCGATTGGGATTACTAATCAACGCGAAACCACGGTGTTTTGGGATAAAAAAACAGGCCAGCCAGTTTGCCGGGCGATTGTCTGGCAGGATCGGCGAACACTCGATATTTGTGAAGCATTAGAAGCTAAAGATGGCGCCGGCATTGTCGATCGAACGGGGATGATTATTGTTCCTAACGATGCTGCGACCAAGATTCGCTGGTTGCTGGATAATGATCCCAAAGTTAAAAAAGGGGTGGATGAGGGGGAATTGCTTTATGGCACCATTGATACCTGGCTGGTATGGAAACTTACTGGTGGTCGGGTTCATGTAACGGACTATTCCAATGCTTCGGTGACTTTATTGCAAAATGCCAGAACTTTAGCATATGATGATCAAATCTTAAATGAGTTGCAAATTCCCCGAGAAATTTTACCGGAATTAAGAACCTCCAGTGAGGTTTATGGGATGACCGACCCAACGGTTTTCTTTGGCGCGGAGGTAGCGATTGCCGGTATTTTAGGAGACCAGCAAGCGGCTGCTTTTGGACAGGGCTGTTTGGAAAAAGGGATGGCTAAAAATACTTATGGGACAGGTTCTTTTATGGTTATGAATACCGGCAGTAAATATGTACCACCATCCGATGGTATTTTTTCACCGGTGCTTTGGAGTGCCAAAGGCCGGACTGATTATGGACTGGAGGGAATGGCGGATGTATCTGGTGCCGTTATTCAATGGCTGCGTGACGGATTGCAAATGATTAATGATACCAAAGAAGCGGAGGAATTAGCACTACAGGTAAAAGACAGTTTGGGCGTTTATTTCGTGCCGGCGTTTGTGGGCTTGGGAGCACCTTATTATGACTCCTATGCCAGAGGAACGATTGTTGGTATTTCCCGGGGAACGACAAAACATCATATTGCCCGGGCGGCTCTCGAATCGATGGCTTTTCAGGTAAAGGATGCCTTTCATGTAATGGAAAAAAAGTCTGGATTTAAGTTGACCAAATTGCGAGCTGATGGCGGTGGCGCTAAAAGTGACTTCCTACTGCAATTCCAGGCAGACATTTTAGGGATTCCGGTGGAACGGCCGCTAATTACCGAAACAACCACGTTGGGAGCGGTATACGCCGCAGGACTTGCAGTCGGTTATTGGGATAGCTTTGAAGAAATTAACGAGTTCTGGAAAATTGAAAAACGTTTTGAACCGCAGATCAATGAAGAAAAACGTCAGGAATTGTGCAAATTCTGGAATCAAGCGGTGGAACGATCGGCCGGATGGTTGAAATAA
- a CDS encoding cation-translocating P-type ATPase, with protein MTTKETMGLTTAEARKRQEQYGKNELTAEKKESFFFKTIHIICEPMFLLLIVAAVIYFVLGEPRDGAVMLIFVIGIISIDVIQEWKTDQTLNALKELSAPHVTVRRDGKEITIASVDLVPGDLMLIAEGVKIPADGEVIKANDLCVDESSLTGEAEGVWKVTVENAEAASDYWRRDYCYAGTLVTQGNATILVEKIGAATEYGKIGANVAAVVDSPTPLQKQTDSLVKLCAGIAAVLFLLVSTFTYFNVLNQPFNDRIIESILSGITLAMAMIPEEFPVILMVFLSMGAWRLAKNNSLVRKLPAVETLGAVSVLCVDKTGTITMNQMTVQETWAWQGDEENLCEIMGLGCETDAYDPMEKAMLRYCEEHGVKKTHLFGGDLITEYAFTNELKMMGHVWHHDGEIIVAAKGSPERLLTICDFGENERAAIEAKITEMSKQGLRVIAVGEMRPQTEAEIPTTITEAKLTFLGLIGLADPPRESVKDDIKNCLKAGVRVVMITGDNGITASSIAKQIGMPNSDHIITGDELSNMSDEVLREKVKDVSIFSRVIPEHKMRIVKAFKDNGEVVAMTGDGVNDAPALKSADIGIAMGKRGSEVSREAADLILMDDNFSTIIDTIKDGRRIYDNIRKAVGYVFTIHIPIAFSSLLAPLLGIAPASLFLLPLHVVLLELIIDPTCSIVLERQPAEHDIMERKPRDTQESILTATTLAKSVIQGLVIFASSFGLYYVFLRQGNPALARTMGLVVIMLANLVLVQVNSSNTDFAFQSFKRLIKDKVMWFINIGTIVGIIVILYTPINGFLKLYPLTVEQLLLAIGIAILSVIWYEFVKFINWQRNKSRHETTIKKPE; from the coding sequence ATGACCACAAAAGAAACAATGGGCTTAACCACTGCGGAAGCCCGCAAGCGGCAGGAGCAATATGGAAAAAACGAATTGACGGCTGAGAAAAAAGAAAGCTTTTTTTTTAAGACCATCCATATTATTTGTGAGCCGATGTTTTTGTTGCTCATCGTGGCAGCCGTAATTTATTTTGTTTTAGGTGAACCCCGGGATGGGGCAGTGATGCTTATTTTTGTTATTGGGATCATCAGTATCGATGTGATTCAGGAATGGAAAACTGATCAGACGCTTAATGCCTTAAAGGAATTATCGGCGCCGCATGTAACAGTCAGGCGGGATGGCAAAGAAATCACCATCGCCAGTGTTGATTTAGTCCCCGGGGATTTAATGCTCATTGCCGAAGGGGTTAAAATACCGGCGGATGGGGAAGTTATTAAAGCCAATGATTTGTGTGTCGATGAGTCATCTCTAACCGGAGAAGCTGAAGGCGTCTGGAAAGTTACGGTTGAAAACGCCGAGGCCGCTTCAGATTATTGGCGTCGTGATTATTGTTATGCCGGTACGCTGGTAACACAAGGGAATGCCACCATCCTGGTTGAAAAAATTGGAGCCGCAACAGAATACGGTAAAATCGGTGCTAATGTGGCAGCAGTGGTGGATTCACCAACACCTTTACAGAAACAGACAGATAGTCTGGTTAAGCTTTGCGCTGGCATCGCGGCGGTTCTTTTTTTATTGGTTAGCACCTTTACTTATTTTAATGTACTCAATCAGCCCTTTAACGATCGAATTATCGAAAGTATCTTATCGGGGATTACACTGGCAATGGCAATGATTCCAGAGGAATTTCCGGTCATTCTGATGGTATTTTTGTCGATGGGAGCCTGGCGGTTAGCCAAGAATAATTCATTAGTGCGAAAACTACCTGCGGTTGAAACATTGGGAGCGGTTTCGGTGCTTTGTGTCGATAAAACGGGAACCATTACGATGAATCAAATGACCGTACAAGAGACCTGGGCCTGGCAAGGTGATGAAGAAAACCTATGTGAAATAATGGGACTGGGTTGTGAAACGGATGCTTATGATCCGATGGAAAAAGCGATGCTGCGCTATTGTGAAGAACATGGGGTTAAAAAAACCCATCTTTTTGGGGGCGACTTAATTACCGAATATGCTTTTACTAATGAACTAAAAATGATGGGACATGTCTGGCATCATGATGGCGAAATTATTGTTGCGGCCAAAGGTTCGCCAGAACGGTTGTTGACGATTTGTGATTTTGGAGAGAATGAAAGAGCGGCGATTGAAGCCAAAATCACCGAAATGTCAAAACAGGGATTACGCGTAATTGCTGTGGGAGAAATGCGACCCCAAACTGAAGCGGAAATACCAACAACGATTACCGAAGCTAAATTAACATTTTTGGGATTGATTGGATTGGCCGATCCGCCGCGGGAATCGGTTAAAGATGATATCAAAAATTGTTTAAAAGCGGGCGTTCGGGTGGTGATGATTACTGGTGACAACGGCATTACGGCCAGCAGTATCGCTAAACAAATTGGGATGCCCAATAGTGACCACATTATTACCGGCGATGAGTTAAGTAATATGTCCGATGAAGTGTTGCGCGAAAAGGTCAAAGATGTAAGCATTTTCTCCAGAGTGATACCGGAACACAAAATGCGAATTGTTAAAGCATTTAAAGACAATGGCGAGGTTGTTGCCATGACTGGCGATGGGGTTAATGATGCACCAGCCTTAAAGTCGGCCGATATTGGAATTGCCATGGGAAAACGGGGATCTGAGGTATCTCGCGAAGCGGCTGATCTGATCTTAATGGATGATAATTTTTCAACGATTATTGATACAATCAAGGACGGCCGCCGAATCTATGATAATATCCGCAAAGCAGTTGGTTATGTGTTTACCATTCACATCCCGATCGCGTTTTCGTCCCTTTTGGCTCCGCTATTGGGGATTGCCCCGGCGAGTCTTTTTCTACTGCCATTACATGTCGTGCTGTTAGAGCTGATTATTGATCCGACCTGTTCAATTGTGTTGGAACGACAGCCTGCTGAACATGATATTATGGAGCGAAAACCACGAGACACCCAGGAAAGTATTCTCACGGCAACCACGCTGGCTAAAAGTGTCATTCAGGGACTGGTTATCTTTGCCTCATCTTTTGGACTTTATTATGTATTTTTGAGACAGGGGAACCCCGCTCTGGCCCGCACCATGGGCCTGGTCGTGATCATGCTGGCCAATTTAGTATTGGTGCAGGTTAATAGTTCAAATACTGATTTTGCTTTTCAATCCTTTAAACGACTGATTAAAGATAAGGTGATGTGGTTCATTAATATTGGCACAATTGTTGGTATAATAGTGATTTTATATACGCCGATCAACGGCTTTCTAAAGCTTTATCCATTAACCGTGGAACAATTGCTGCTGGCGATTGGAATTGCCATTTTATCGGTAATTTGGTATGAATTCGTGAAATTCATCAATTGGCAAAGAAATAAAAGTCGACACGAAACAACGATTAAAAAGCCCGAGTGA
- a CDS encoding amino acid ABC transporter substrate-binding protein → MKKRSIFGLMLVVILAIGLFAGCSNTSKTDENANNDDKTFVVGLDDSFPPMGFRDEKNEIVGFDVDLAKEVGKRMGMEVKLQPINWDTKELELDSGNIDVIWNGLTITDERKKAMDFSKPYLQNDQVIVVKKDSTIKTKADLAGKNIGVQKGSSAYDAFTADAISKEVAALNEYPENVSALTDLGIGRVDAVIVDSVVARYYITSENAEFTILDESLSPELYGVGIKKGNTELQTKIQDAMDAMIADGTAATISTKWFGEDIIYKP, encoded by the coding sequence ATGAAGAAAAGAAGTATATTTGGATTGATGCTTGTTGTTATTCTTGCTATTGGTTTGTTTGCTGGATGTAGTAACACCTCGAAAACAGATGAAAATGCTAACAATGATGATAAGACTTTTGTTGTTGGGTTGGACGATTCTTTCCCGCCAATGGGTTTCAGAGACGAAAAAAATGAAATCGTTGGATTTGACGTGGATTTGGCTAAAGAAGTCGGAAAACGAATGGGCATGGAAGTAAAACTCCAACCGATTAACTGGGACACCAAGGAACTGGAATTGGATTCCGGAAATATTGATGTGATCTGGAATGGTTTAACCATTACTGATGAACGCAAGAAAGCCATGGATTTTTCGAAACCTTACCTTCAAAATGATCAGGTAATTGTCGTTAAAAAAGATTCGACAATAAAAACAAAAGCTGATCTGGCCGGAAAAAATATTGGGGTTCAAAAAGGATCGTCAGCTTATGATGCCTTTACGGCAGATGCGATTAGTAAAGAAGTAGCGGCTTTAAATGAATATCCCGAAAATGTTTCAGCCCTTACTGATTTAGGTATCGGTCGTGTTGATGCAGTTATTGTTGATTCGGTTGTAGCCCGTTATTACATCACTTCAGAAAATGCTGAATTTACTATTCTTGATGAAAGTTTGTCGCCAGAATTATATGGTGTTGGAATCAAAAAAGGTAATACTGAATTGCAAACAAAAATTCAGGATGCCATGGATGCCATGATTGCTGACGGAACCGCCGCAACGATTTCAACCAAATGGTTTGGTGAAGATATTATTTACAAACCATAA
- a CDS encoding amino acid ABC transporter permease, giving the protein MSDFYIYLSNITLPMLNGMVITLSIFAVTIVCAIPLGFLFTLMVRSKIKAVNAFANAYIYVMRGTPLLLQLMFVYFGLPLLPFVGQFLVFGRFAAACIAFGMNYAAYFAEIFRGGLLAIDKGQYEAAKVLGLTKFETMTRVVIPQMIRVCLPSISNETITLVKDTALVTAIGVAEILHYAKTAVNRDGDTFAFLVAAILYLLINFVITMVFKKLETKYEF; this is encoded by the coding sequence ATGTCAGATTTTTATATTTATTTATCAAATATCACGTTGCCGATGTTAAATGGGATGGTCATTACGCTTAGTATTTTTGCGGTGACCATTGTTTGTGCCATTCCATTGGGATTTCTATTTACTTTGATGGTAAGAAGTAAAATAAAAGCCGTGAATGCTTTTGCCAATGCTTATATTTACGTTATGCGGGGAACCCCTTTATTACTCCAATTGATGTTTGTTTATTTTGGTTTGCCACTGTTACCTTTTGTGGGCCAGTTTTTAGTTTTCGGCCGATTTGCGGCGGCTTGTATTGCTTTTGGGATGAATTATGCTGCTTATTTTGCAGAAATATTTCGGGGCGGACTCCTTGCCATCGATAAAGGTCAATATGAAGCGGCAAAAGTTTTGGGACTGACAAAATTTGAAACGATGACCCGAGTTGTCATTCCTCAGATGATTCGTGTTTGTTTGCCGTCGATTAGCAATGAAACCATTACTTTGGTAAAGGATACGGCGTTGGTAACAGCGATCGGGGTGGCTGAAATTTTGCATTATGCTAAAACAGCAGTTAACCGCGATGGTGATACGTTTGCCTTTCTGGTGGCGGCAATTTTATACCTGTTGATTAATTTTGTGATTACCATGGTATTTAAAAAGCTTGAAACCAAATACGAATTTTAG
- a CDS encoding amino acid ABC transporter ATP-binding protein: MEIIKVNQLNKSFGDNHVLKDISFTVNKGDVMAIIGSSGSGKSTLLRCLIDLEKADSGDIFMEDKPLLKDGVYPSASEIRAIIMKMGMVFQHFNLFPHLTVRQNLELAPKVVKKEVTAEMNLRCETYLNKVGLLERIDAMPLTLSGGEKQRVAIARALMMNPDILLFDEPTSALDPELTGEVLSVMQSLANERMTMVVVTHEMSFAREVANKVVFMDSGKILEEGTPEDIFIHPKEKRTREFLSSILREERKKIKKQYRLKRYC; this comes from the coding sequence ATGGAGATTATAAAAGTTAATCAACTCAATAAAAGTTTTGGTGATAATCACGTTTTAAAAGATATTTCGTTTACTGTAAATAAGGGTGATGTGATGGCCATTATTGGATCATCGGGATCAGGAAAATCAACCCTGCTCCGTTGTCTGATCGATTTAGAAAAAGCTGACAGCGGGGATATTTTTATGGAAGATAAACCACTTCTTAAAGATGGCGTTTATCCAAGTGCGTCCGAAATTCGTGCGATTATCATGAAAATGGGAATGGTTTTTCAGCATTTCAACCTATTTCCACATCTGACAGTTCGGCAAAATTTAGAATTGGCACCCAAAGTTGTCAAAAAAGAAGTGACGGCTGAAATGAATTTGCGGTGTGAAACTTATTTAAATAAGGTTGGTTTACTGGAGCGAATCGATGCAATGCCCTTGACATTGTCCGGCGGGGAAAAACAACGGGTAGCCATTGCCCGGGCCTTGATGATGAATCCAGATATCCTACTTTTTGATGAACCGACATCGGCGCTTGATCCCGAACTCACCGGTGAAGTCCTTAGTGTTATGCAAAGCCTGGCGAATGAACGAATGACGATGGTGGTGGTGACCCACGAAATGAGTTTTGCCCGAGAAGTTGCTAACAAGGTGGTTTTTATGGATTCTGGTAAGATTCTTGAAGAAGGAACGCCGGAAGATATATTTATTCATCCTAAAGAAAAAAGAACCCGTGAGTTTTTAAGCAGCATCTTGCGCGAAGAACGAAAAAAAATAAAAAAGCAATATCGCTTAAAACGTTATTGTTAA